In a genomic window of Syntrophales bacterium:
- the pstA gene encoding phosphate ABC transporter permease PstA, translating into MKWRYFKQNMFLGVVRLSALIIVVSLGGFLFYIFVNGIGAISWDFLTLPPRDSMTKGGIMPAILGTIYLTSGAIIIALPLGVMSAVYLSEYAKEGPVVRIIRIGVNCLAGVPSIVFGLFGLGLFVVFLQFGSCILSGALTLGFLILPTIIGASEEALKAVPQTFREASLALGVSRWQTILKIVLPNALPGILTGSILGIGRAAGETAPIMFTAAAFFTAKLPASIFDEVMALPYHIYVLATAGTHIEQTRPIQYGTALVLVALVLGIDLIAIMIRSYMRKRKGW; encoded by the coding sequence ATGAAATGGCGCTATTTTAAGCAGAATATGTTTTTAGGGGTTGTCCGGTTATCCGCTTTAATCATAGTGGTATCACTTGGCGGGTTCCTTTTTTATATATTTGTCAATGGAATAGGTGCGATTAGCTGGGATTTCCTTACCCTCCCGCCGAGAGATTCCATGACGAAAGGCGGCATTATGCCGGCCATACTGGGGACCATTTATTTAACGTCGGGAGCGATTATCATTGCGCTGCCGCTTGGTGTGATGTCGGCCGTTTATCTCAGTGAATATGCAAAGGAAGGTCCCGTGGTAAGGATTATCAGGATTGGCGTGAATTGCCTGGCCGGGGTTCCCTCGATTGTTTTCGGGCTTTTCGGTCTTGGGCTTTTTGTGGTTTTTCTCCAGTTCGGTTCATGTATTCTCTCGGGGGCATTGACCCTTGGGTTTTTGATTTTACCGACGATTATCGGGGCCTCTGAAGAAGCACTCAAGGCGGTGCCTCAAACATTCAGGGAGGCATCTTTGGCTCTTGGTGTTTCCAGATGGCAGACAATTTTAAAGATTGTCTTACCTAATGCACTGCCGGGAATTCTGACAGGTTCCATTCTGGGTATCGGTCGGGCGGCGGGTGAGACAGCCCCGATTATGTTTACGGCAGCGGCATTCTTCACGGCAAAACTCCCCGCGTCGATTTTTGACGAAGTGATGGCTCTTCCCTACCATATCTATGTTCTGGCGACAGCGGGCACACATATTGAGCAGACCAGACCAATTCAATACGGGACAGCATTGGTACTTGTGGCTCTGGTTTTAGGAATTGATTTGATTGCAATTATGATCAGGAGTTATATGAGGAAGAGAAAAGGATGGTAA
- the pstC gene encoding phosphate ABC transporter permease subunit PstC, which produces MSRKFKEIIIKNVFFFFALVSIFILGLIVVFLFREGLPIFKVVSVKDFIFGNEWYPTYDPPDFGIWPLIVGSIIVTLFSSLIAVPLGILSAIYVSEIASPLMKEILKPAIELLAGLPSVVLGFFGMVVLAPWLQETFDLPTGLNIVNVSIILAIMAVPTISSISEDALYSVPREFKEASYALGATRFETIAKVIVPAALSGISTAVILGMARAIGETMVVLMVAGGAAAIPESIFDSVRPMPASIVAEMGEAPFQSDHYHALFATGAALFFMTLFFNLIADYISTKFKEVGSATL; this is translated from the coding sequence ATGTCCAGAAAGTTTAAAGAAATAATTATAAAGAATGTTTTTTTCTTTTTCGCGCTGGTTTCCATATTTATTCTGGGACTTATCGTTGTCTTTCTCTTTAGAGAGGGGTTGCCCATATTCAAGGTGGTTTCTGTCAAGGATTTTATCTTCGGCAACGAGTGGTATCCCACTTATGACCCGCCGGATTTTGGTATATGGCCTCTTATTGTCGGCTCCATTATCGTCACACTTTTTTCTTCATTGATAGCTGTTCCGCTGGGCATTCTTTCGGCAATCTATGTATCTGAGATAGCTTCCCCATTGATGAAAGAAATCCTAAAACCCGCGATTGAACTCCTCGCAGGTCTTCCTTCTGTTGTACTCGGATTTTTCGGGATGGTTGTCCTTGCTCCATGGCTTCAGGAAACCTTTGATCTGCCTACTGGTCTGAATATAGTCAATGTCTCAATTATATTGGCCATTATGGCTGTTCCCACAATTTCGAGTATTTCGGAAGATGCCCTTTATTCTGTGCCGCGGGAGTTTAAAGAGGCTTCTTATGCCCTGGGGGCAACAAGGTTTGAAACTATTGCGAAGGTTATTGTGCCGGCGGCGCTTTCCGGGATTTCAACGGCTGTTATACTGGGGATGGCAAGGGCTATCGGCGAAACTATGGTTGTTCTCATGGTGGCCGGGGGCGCCGCCGCCATACCGGAGAGTATCTTTGATTCCGTCAGACCAATGCCGGCAAGTATTGTAGCGGAGATGGGGGAGGCCCCTTTCCAGAGCGATCATTACCACGCGCTTTTTGCGACAGGAGCTGCCCTTTTTTTCATGACACTATTTTTCAATCTGATTGCGGATTATATTTCAACAAAATTTAAAGAGGTAGGCTCTGCAACATTATGA
- a CDS encoding phosphate ABC transporter substrate-binding protein: MMRVLVLSFMCLMLGWGAASAGETIVIKGSTTVLPVAQAAAEAYMKKHPEVNISLSGGGSGNGIKALIDKSTDIANTSRFIKGKEIKLAVEKGSYPVPHRVAIDAIVPIVHPENPVTDLTIEQMSLIYQGKIKNWKEVGGKDKRIVVVSRDTSSGTYEVWAKKVLHKARVTPRAQLQASNGAIVQVISKNSYAIGYIGLGYLNRSVKTIKVSGIEATVQTALSGTYPIARPLFMFTNGWPKGTVSDFINFVVSPEGQKIVKKEGFVPLY, encoded by the coding sequence ATGATGAGAGTTTTAGTGTTGAGTTTTATGTGCTTGATGTTGGGCTGGGGTGCAGCCTCCGCGGGCGAGACCATTGTGATAAAGGGTTCAACGACGGTTCTTCCCGTGGCCCAGGCAGCGGCTGAGGCGTATATGAAGAAACACCCGGAGGTTAATATCTCTCTGTCCGGTGGCGGTTCAGGCAATGGGATCAAGGCCCTGATAGATAAATCCACAGATATTGCGAATACTTCACGTTTCATCAAGGGTAAAGAAATAAAGCTCGCCGTGGAAAAGGGAAGCTATCCTGTTCCTCATCGTGTGGCTATTGACGCCATTGTCCCGATCGTTCATCCCGAAAATCCGGTGACTGATCTCACAATCGAGCAAATGAGTCTCATTTATCAGGGAAAAATCAAAAACTGGAAGGAGGTTGGCGGGAAAGACAAACGGATTGTCGTGGTTTCCAGGGATACCAGTTCGGGTACTTACGAGGTCTGGGCGAAGAAGGTTCTTCATAAGGCCAGAGTTACACCCAGGGCTCAACTGCAGGCATCCAACGGAGCGATTGTTCAGGTCATATCTAAAAACAGTTACGCCATCGGCTATATCGGGCTTGGATATTTGAACAGGAGCGTCAAGACAATAAAAGTAAGTGGGATTGAGGCCACCGTCCAGACCGCCCTGTCCGGGACATATCCCATTGCGAGGCCACTTTTCATGTTTACCAACGGCTGGCCAAAGGGAACAGTATCGGATTTCATCAATTTTGTCGTCAGCCCCGAAGGACAGAAAATTGTCAAAAAGGAAGGTTTTGTGCCGTTGTATTAA
- the phoB gene encoding phosphate regulon transcriptional regulator PhoB — MKILVVDDEKDIVDLIAYNLEKEGFTVVKAYDGEEALELIGSKDPHLVILDLMLPGIQGLEVCKFIRKNPETVSLPIIMLTAKGEEIDKILGLEMGADDYITKPFSVRELIARVRAVLRRFESQEETKEKEIFTFKGLHIDYNTYEVTVDDKKVDLSPTEFKLLKFFSQHPGRVYTRDQLLDYVWGDDAFVEPRTVDVHIRRLRAQIEKDTEKPEYILTVRGAGYKFADIK; from the coding sequence TCTTGAAAAGGAGGGGTTTACTGTCGTAAAGGCCTATGATGGAGAGGAAGCTCTGGAGCTGATTGGGTCCAAAGACCCCCATCTAGTCATCCTTGATCTTATGCTTCCGGGTATTCAGGGGTTGGAAGTCTGCAAATTCATCCGGAAAAATCCGGAGACCGTCTCCTTGCCCATTATTATGCTCACGGCAAAGGGTGAAGAGATCGACAAAATCCTGGGTCTTGAGATGGGGGCTGATGATTACATCACCAAGCCTTTCAGTGTGAGAGAACTGATAGCTCGTGTACGTGCGGTGCTAAGGAGATTTGAATCACAAGAAGAGACAAAAGAAAAGGAAATTTTTACCTTTAAAGGTTTGCATATCGACTACAATACTTATGAAGTTACAGTTGATGATAAAAAAGTTGATCTGAGCCCGACAGAATTCAAGCTTCTGAAATTCTTCTCTCAGCATCCGGGAAGGGTTTACACCAGGGATCAACTTCTGGATTATGTGTGGGGTGATGATGCCTTTGTGGAACCCCGAACCGTGGATGTCCATATCAGACGTCTGAGGGCACAGATTGAAAAAGATACGGAAAAGCCGGAGTATATTCTCACGGTAAGAGGAGCTGGCTATAAATTTGCGGATATCAAGTAG